TTAGATCTGGTAGAAGCATATCGTAACCAATACAACAAAAGGATTTTTAACCTGAGAAAAATAACTGTTTCAAAAGGGGTACAAAATATGAACAATAACCTTTCAATGACTAAAAGCTTCACGGATTGAACTCTTGACTATGTCTCAACCTTCAATATATAATGCCCTTGGATTTGATATGAAGGGAATATCTCCAGAGGGCAAGTGTCCCATGTGCAAGAAATCTTTCCGCTTTGATGCACGGAAACTGGCTTTCGTATGCATGGAACACAAAACAGAGGCCAAGAGATTTCTTGTCACTGTCTACTTCAAAGGAGAACGTATTCGCAGAGCAACAAATCTTGACGGGGAAACGTTAACAACCTTTGCCCAAGCTTACGCACTCCTGAATCAGGCAGAAACAGAGAAACGAAACAAACGGTTCGATCCAAAGAGATGGAAAAGCAGGGTTAAAATCAACTATCTTTTCGAGGTTCTCTTGTCAAAATGGCAAGACTCTAAAGAAGACTTGTTGAAAGAGGGGAGACGATCGCCCACTTATGTGTCTGAATTACCCACATACATAAACCGTTTTTTTATGCCCTGCTACGAGGGACACGACGTAAGGGAGATACTCAACCTTGATGAGCACTCAACCTATCTCTCGGCGTATCGTAAGGCCAATGGCGACCCTATTTCCCTTAAGTACAAGAAGAACGTTATGGAATGCCTGCAAAGCTTTTTTAATTGGCTTAGAAAGAAAAAATATATCTTAGAGTTACCGGAGTTTCCCGACACGATAGAAGTGCCTGAGCATGACCCGAAGACCATTTCACGA
Above is a window of Pseudomonadota bacterium DNA encoding:
- a CDS encoding site-specific integrase, translating into MSQPSIYNALGFDMKGISPEGKCPMCKKSFRFDARKLAFVCMEHKTEAKRFLVTVYFKGERIRRATNLDGETLTTFAQAYALLNQAETEKRNKRFDPKRWKSRVKINYLFEVLLSKWQDSKEDLLKEGRRSPTYVSELPTYINRFFMPCYEGHDVREILNLDEHSTYLSAYRKANGDPISLKYKKNVMECLQSFFNWLRKKKYILELPEFPDTIEVPEHDPKTISRDVQIKILAFIPDEHKPIFTWLFYQGCRPGEVRALKGDCILDGMEPQDTVKYKRTFSDNILMEHTKTKNVRFNYIYPEPRALIPQVHPLSFVFTHGVKVKRPYSKPFLNKIYRQALKDFNEANNTNIDIGLYEATKHSFGTEQVNKGVPIQWLQQWFGHSSQKMTEKYAKLNVVDVFRKLDNVISIEQARTRGASDHQ